Proteins encoded by one window of Sulfurospirillum barnesii SES-3:
- the rplD gene encoding 50S ribosomal protein L4 yields MSSAIVLNEKLENVGALALPAGFEEIHSHNLYLYVKSYQAALRSNTAHSKTKGEVRGGGKKPWAQKGRGGARAGSRRSPVWVGGGAAFGPKANKNYDLKVNKKQKRLALEFALNEKAANNALFVVDSLSIESGKTKDAASIIKTLGTRDALIVKELVDEKTMLAFRNIQNCYLVDASELNAYLATAFYAVIIEKSVLETITKEG; encoded by the coding sequence ATGAGTAGCGCAATCGTATTAAACGAAAAACTAGAAAATGTTGGTGCATTAGCTCTTCCAGCAGGTTTTGAAGAGATTCACTCACACAACTTATATCTTTATGTTAAATCATACCAAGCGGCGCTTCGCTCTAACACAGCTCACTCTAAAACAAAAGGTGAAGTTCGTGGTGGTGGTAAAAAACCATGGGCTCAAAAAGGTCGTGGTGGTGCACGTGCTGGTAGTAGAAGAAGTCCAGTATGGGTTGGCGGTGGTGCTGCATTTGGTCCAAAAGCTAACAAAAACTATGATTTAAAAGTTAACAAAAAACAAAAAAGATTAGCATTAGAGTTTGCTTTGAATGAAAAAGCAGCAAACAATGCACTTTTCGTTGTTGATTCACTTTCTATTGAATCAGGTAAAACAAAAGATGCAGCAAGCATAATTAAAACATTGGGTACAAGAGATGCATTGATCGTTAAAGAGTTGGTTGATGAAAAAACCATGTTAGCGTTTAGAAATATCCAAAATTGCTATCTTGTTGATGCAAGCGAATTAAATGCTTACTTAGCAACTGCTTTCTATGCAGTAATCATAGAAAAATCAGTGCTTGAAACAATCACAAAAGAGGGCTAA
- the rpsJ gene encoding 30S ribosomal protein S10: MEKIRLKLKAYDHRVLDRSVAAIVEAVKRTGAEIVGPIPMPTKIKRYTVLRSPHVNKTSREQFEMRIHARMIDIVSATTDTVDSLMKLDLAPEVNVEVRAMGK; this comes from the coding sequence ATGGAAAAAATTAGACTTAAACTCAAGGCGTATGACCATAGAGTTTTAGACAGATCTGTTGCAGCTATTGTTGAAGCTGTTAAACGAACTGGAGCCGAGATTGTCGGACCAATTCCAATGCCTACAAAAATCAAGCGCTATACAGTGCTTCGATCACCGCACGTAAACAAAACTTCAAGAGAGCAATTTGAGATGAGAATCCATGCACGTATGATTGACATCGTGTCTGCGACGACGGATACAGTTGATTCACTTATGAAACTTGACCTCGCTCCTGAAGTCAATGTTGAAGTTAGAGCAATGGGTAAATAA
- a CDS encoding AAA family ATPase, with amino-acid sequence MKTLQLLYEMSYKNNFFIDRKINFEHAKIILHGPRKSGKTHLIFDYLNSYDTKEYLYIDLHDERIDKSEIIEHLESFVRQTRLQLLVIEGFDFSFKVPSVPNIILSTPFTCKTLEGFEHYMLYPLDFEEFLAFDKKHSNIEHLFNLYTNYGTFPQHVQRGENLDAKTIQEMLFFILKDPTRFLIYKRFCELQGSKISLFQIYNYLKSFAKISKDKLYAITSELLDEKLLFFVEKFNQPNANKKVFLLDFTFKDALSFKKDFLRRFENMVFLELIKRDKKVFYEEGIDFYLPEESLAILCVGFATTEAIEMRLQKLLPTFWSLHVKRVEVVTLSSESAKDIEGLSFSIFPFWEWALQLA; translated from the coding sequence ATGAAAACACTGCAACTTTTATATGAGATGTCGTATAAAAATAATTTTTTTATTGATCGTAAAATTAACTTTGAACACGCTAAAATTATTTTGCATGGCCCTCGAAAAAGTGGGAAAACACATCTTATATTTGACTATTTAAACAGCTACGATACGAAAGAGTATTTGTATATTGATTTACACGATGAACGTATTGATAAAAGCGAAATTATCGAACATTTAGAAAGTTTTGTGCGCCAAACTAGGCTTCAACTTTTGGTCATTGAAGGTTTTGATTTTTCCTTTAAAGTACCGTCTGTCCCAAACATTATTCTTAGCACACCTTTTACATGTAAAACCCTTGAGGGCTTTGAGCATTACATGCTTTATCCTTTAGATTTCGAAGAGTTTTTAGCCTTTGACAAAAAGCACTCCAATATCGAACACCTTTTCAATCTGTATACCAACTATGGAACCTTTCCTCAACACGTTCAGCGAGGTGAAAATCTTGATGCAAAAACCATACAAGAGATGCTCTTTTTCATCCTCAAAGACCCTACCCGTTTTTTGATTTATAAACGTTTTTGTGAACTGCAAGGAAGTAAAATTTCGCTCTTTCAAATCTATAATTATTTAAAAAGTTTTGCAAAAATTTCTAAGGACAAGCTCTATGCCATTACGTCTGAATTGCTAGATGAAAAACTGCTTTTTTTTGTGGAAAAATTTAACCAACCCAATGCCAATAAAAAAGTTTTTTTACTCGATTTTACATTTAAAGATGCCTTGAGTTTTAAAAAAGATTTTTTAAGGCGTTTTGAAAATATGGTTTTTTTAGAGCTTATCAAACGTGACAAAAAGGTCTTTTATGAAGAGGGGATTGATTTTTATCTCCCTGAAGAATCCTTGGCGATTTTATGCGTGGGTTTTGCCACCACAGAAGCGATTGAGATGCGCTTGCAAAAACTTTTACCTACCTTTTGGTCTTTACATGTAAAGAGGGTTGAAGTGGTGACCTTAAGCAGTGAAAGTGCAAAAGACATCGAGGGGCTTAGTTTTTCCATTTTCCCTTTTTGGGAATGGGCATTGCAACTCGCATAG
- a CDS encoding 50S ribosomal protein L23 has protein sequence MADITDIKAILYTEKSLSLQESGTVVIQTSVRMTKNGLKEVLKQYFGFTPLKVNSLRVMGKVKKFKGIEGKRNDFKKFYVQLPEGAKLENVEA, from the coding sequence ATGGCTGATATTACTGATATTAAAGCAATCCTTTATACTGAAAAGAGCTTGAGCCTTCAAGAGAGTGGTACCGTTGTCATTCAAACATCGGTTAGAATGACAAAAAATGGTTTAAAAGAGGTATTAAAACAATACTTTGGTTTTACACCATTAAAAGTCAATTCTCTTAGAGTTATGGGAAAAGTTAAGAAGTTTAAAGGCATTGAAGGCAAACGTAATGATTTTAAAAAGTTTTATGTTCAGTTGCCTGAAGGCGCAAAACTTGAGAATGTGGAGGCGTAA
- the rpsS gene encoding 30S ribosomal protein S19, giving the protein MARSLKKGPFVDAHLLKKTLEAKETKSNKPIKTWSRRSTILPDMIGLTFNVHNGRNFVPVYVTENHIGYKMGEFAPTRTFKGHKGSVQKKIGK; this is encoded by the coding sequence ATGGCTAGATCGCTAAAAAAAGGTCCTTTTGTTGACGCTCATTTATTGAAAAAAACGCTCGAAGCAAAAGAGACAAAATCAAACAAGCCGATTAAGACATGGTCTCGTAGAAGTACAATTCTTCCTGATATGATCGGACTTACATTTAACGTTCATAACGGTAGAAACTTTGTACCTGTCTATGTAACAGAGAATCATATCGGCTACAAAATGGGTGAATTTGCACCAACTCGTACGTTCAAGGGTCATAAAGGCTCTGTTCAGAAAAAAATTGGTAAGTAG
- the rplC gene encoding 50S ribosomal protein L3, with protein sequence MEYIIEKIGMSRTIAVPSVPVTLLRVLEAKVCSVDENKRALVSYVSGKKMNRAIAGQQKKYNLSAAFNRFVTLDVANAEVGDLSTAPLSEAQRLKLSLNTKGRGFTGVMKRHNFGGGPGAHGHRFHRSTGSIGNREWPGRVQKGKKMPGHYGNSQVTVQNEIVSFDAENGILAVKGSVPGANGSLGKARIVK encoded by the coding sequence ATGGAATATATTATTGAAAAAATCGGCATGAGCCGAACAATTGCCGTACCAAGCGTTCCTGTCACGTTACTCAGAGTTTTAGAAGCAAAAGTATGCTCAGTTGATGAGAACAAGCGTGCCTTAGTTTCTTATGTAAGTGGCAAAAAAATGAACAGAGCAATTGCTGGTCAGCAAAAGAAATATAACCTTTCTGCTGCATTCAATCGTTTTGTTACATTGGATGTTGCAAATGCTGAAGTAGGCGATTTAAGCACTGCACCTTTAAGTGAAGCACAAAGATTGAAACTTTCTTTGAACACAAAAGGTAGAGGTTTTACAGGTGTTATGAAACGTCACAACTTTGGTGGAGGTCCTGGTGCACACGGTCACCGTTTCCATAGAAGTACAGGTTCAATTGGTAACCGCGAATGGCCGGGTCGTGTTCAAAAAGGCAAAAAAATGCCAGGTCATTATGGTAATAGCCAAGTGACTGTACAAAATGAGATTGTTTCATTTGACGCAGAAAATGGCATTTTAGCTGTTAAAGGCTCAGTTCCTGGCGCAAATGGATCATTAGGTAAAGCAAGGATCGTTAAATGA
- the rpsC gene encoding 30S ribosomal protein S3, with amino-acid sequence MGQKVNPIGLRLGINRNWDSRWFPGKQTLATSIGEDYKIRTFLKKELYYAGVSQILIERTAKKLRVTVVAARPGIIIGKKGSDIEKLRLKLSKLINKDVNVNIKEERRPQASAQLCAENVAMQLERRVAFRRAMKKVIQGAQKSGAKGIKISVAGRLGGAEMARTEWYLEGRVPLHTLRAKIDYGFAEAHTTYGVIGVKVWIFKGEVLVKGLAPEKEDAPEKENTRKPRARKERGKN; translated from the coding sequence ATGGGTCAAAAAGTAAATCCGATTGGTTTAAGACTTGGTATTAATAGAAACTGGGATTCAAGATGGTTTCCTGGTAAACAAACATTAGCAACAAGTATTGGTGAAGATTACAAAATCAGAACATTTTTGAAAAAAGAACTTTACTATGCGGGTGTTAGTCAAATTTTGATTGAACGTACGGCTAAAAAACTAAGAGTAACGGTTGTTGCTGCACGTCCTGGTATCATCATTGGTAAAAAAGGTTCTGATATTGAGAAATTAAGACTTAAACTCAGTAAGCTTATCAATAAAGATGTAAATGTTAATATTAAAGAAGAGAGACGCCCTCAAGCTTCTGCGCAATTGTGTGCAGAAAACGTTGCTATGCAACTTGAGCGTCGTGTTGCATTCCGCCGTGCCATGAAAAAAGTAATTCAAGGTGCACAAAAATCAGGTGCTAAGGGTATTAAAATTTCTGTTGCTGGTCGTTTGGGCGGTGCAGAGATGGCAAGAACGGAATGGTACTTAGAAGGACGTGTTCCACTTCATACTCTTCGTGCAAAAATCGATTACGGTTTTGCAGAAGCTCATACTACATACGGTGTAATTGGTGTTAAGGTATGGATTTTCAAAGGTGAAGTTCTTGTAAAAGGTCTTGCACCTGAAAAAGAAGATGCACCTGAAAAAGAAAATACACGTAAGCCTAGAGCGCGTAAAGAGAGAGGTAAAAACTAA
- the rplB gene encoding 50S ribosomal protein L2, producing the protein MAIKSFKPYTPSRRFLTSLDSGDITAKASVPSLLVKIAATAGRNNNGRITSRHKEAGAKKLYRIIDFKRTKFNIEGTVAAIEYDPNRNCRIALINYVDGDKRYILQPSGLKVGDKVQSAESGLDIKPGNAMKLKNIPVGTILHNVELKPGKGGQMARSAGGYAQLMGKETQYVMVRLPSGEMRQILAECMATVGVVGNEDWANVVIGKAGRNRHRGIRPQTRGSAMNPVDHPHGGGEGKTNSGRHPVTPWGQPTKGRKTRKKKASDKLIISRRKGK; encoded by the coding sequence ATGGCAATAAAATCATTTAAACCGTATACCCCGAGTCGTAGATTTTTAACCAGTCTTGATTCTGGAGATATTACTGCAAAAGCAAGTGTTCCTTCACTTCTTGTGAAAATCGCTGCAACAGCAGGTAGAAATAACAATGGTAGAATCACTTCTCGTCACAAAGAAGCGGGTGCGAAAAAGCTTTACAGAATTATCGATTTTAAACGTACAAAGTTTAATATTGAAGGTACTGTTGCTGCAATCGAATACGATCCAAACAGAAACTGTAGAATTGCCTTAATTAATTATGTTGATGGGGATAAGCGATATATTCTTCAACCATCAGGTCTTAAAGTAGGCGATAAAGTTCAATCAGCAGAATCTGGTCTTGATATTAAACCAGGTAACGCAATGAAGTTGAAAAACATTCCAGTAGGTACGATCTTGCACAATGTTGAGCTAAAACCAGGCAAAGGTGGCCAAATGGCTAGAAGTGCTGGTGGTTATGCGCAATTAATGGGTAAAGAGACTCAATACGTTATGGTTCGTCTGCCAAGTGGTGAGATGAGACAAATCTTAGCAGAGTGTATGGCAACGGTGGGTGTTGTTGGCAATGAAGATTGGGCTAACGTTGTTATTGGTAAAGCAGGTCGTAACAGACACCGTGGTATTCGTCCTCAAACACGTGGTTCTGCAATGAACCCAGTGGATCACCCACACGGTGGTGGTGAGGGTAAAACGAACTCAGGACGTCATCCTGTAACGCCATGGGGACAACCAACCAAAGGTAGAAAAACTCGTAAGAAAAAAGCGAGCGACAAACTGATTATTTCTAGAAGAAAAGGAAAATAG